Proteins from a genomic interval of Drosophila melanogaster chromosome 2R:
- the NaCP60E gene encoding Na channel protein 60E, isoform I — translation MATILFNCIFLAMTETVEEAEYIFLAIYSIEMVIKIIAKGFLLNKYTYLRNPWNWLDFVVITSGYATIGMEVGNLAGLRTFRVLRALKTVSIMPGLKTIINALLHSFRQLAEVMTLTIFCLMVFALFALQVYMGELRNKCVRQVPTDWTNVSHTDWQIWVNDTDNWLYDEDELPVLCGNLTGARHCPFEYVCLCVGENPNHGYTNFDNFMWSMLTTFQLITLDYWENVYNMVLATCGPMSVSFFTVVVFFGSFYLINLMLAVVALSYEEEAEITNEERKKDLLDHRDDSTFSFDPSVLNVKKLNKNNKKKIDSRKGVLLASYSKKKTRRKKTKGGKEGGTNGNGNGSNGDDNKSHSATPSPGPSPRHSATERPSALTMQAQKQYQQMEQQHKLAKSGSGGSNNPMAPTPKGRISFQDSGMGVKNPNMLYPSDYKGQLIANSGQPSSNSSGVNRESSQDDSGVVDDHEEQDTTNDMGHVSTVELALSPREVRLIKCNGNIARIKNHNVYALHQEFSSEVVVIDDLPDRNCDRCVHWCTDYESWLQFQNCLYKVVRDPLFELAITLCIVLNTAFLAMEHHGMSESFRNALDVGNKVFTSIFTFECIVKLMALSKDFFLCGWNIFDLLIVTASLLDIIFELVDGLSVLRGLRLLRVLKLAQSWTTMKVLLSIIISTIGALGNLTLILVIVIYIFAVIGMQLFSKDYTPEKFDPDPVPRWNFNDFFHSFMMIFRILCGEWIEPLWDCMRAEEEQGASTCFAIFLPTLVMGNFMVLNLFLALLLNSFNSEELKSKKEEVGEESKLARSIERVRDLIRKKRQERKDRKERKFAEKFQQIVLDAQQAHAQTLSHQAAVGLERGDKPGVLAETKFHRLSYQESMNRPVSGSDFGFQIPLHDGLHTIVDGLEYDDTGDLPEQIQLQAHPLPPTSDSMPPTYESAMMATTGGSFSSVNGNGTCQNLTPFVQAERRLQHQISSGVSTQQYDSREEATYTESIELLGQYNSTDTDPYANDQRSGCGSFNRGDSLQDNSSRRYGSEEHDEAFLKYQKSLLTRSPSYRKSLDRLSQSSGQSQRSLLKSEEAEMRRHSSGQSLNSMSIEQDELLSQQGNLREELLNCDQKELFQFLQEEEELQKGTKLRRISNVMRSRRPSSQMGQPENETMVEHSEFDNIIQSFEKELEEIKRSTTSLERKLSNLSEPSPAADEATKAIMEHIAIITGASERSAADEVVLPLNPYDSYDLSSVPRRSQSVSAAAQRQSVKLKRRSLEKQRKIDEDFSISNEIRKICDQIHAPFVAMEAMAVAATSASQAQPNQSPFLRRKVDPFTVQFDRFKRLSLIERVEEVPEEEKPISTLRIESEKMPRKFLHGPDQLRLDSLSLKSTNSYENLLIQKQKLGMATPPAVPATPPTSLKSSIEPPTLAQISSLKTTPPLAALTEHQQHFHATSIQAAPTPAHTHAHSQAHAHSMAGQRRRMEHPQSTLDKAASFQSARTESHSSGAADASSALALAMAQKTEQSQSTAPDATQKPSAFTRLTEKPWHCLVSYVDDLTVGGRRNSQGAYNDPMTFPSYGATKAAKVPDDCFPQKCYDHFYFRCPWFMSCMDTQSAKHWTRVRTAVLTVVDTPAFEWFVLVLIFASSITLCFEDINLDKNKTLKRVLYWINFSFCLIFVVEMILKWLALGFSKYFTSFWTILDFIIVFVSVFSLLIEENENLKVLRSLRTLRALRPLRAISRWQGMRIVVNALMYAIPSIFNVLLVCLVFWLIFSIMGVQFFGGKFFKCVNEMGELLPITEVNDKWDCIEQNYTWINSKITFDHVGMGYLALLQVATFEGWMEVMADAVDARGVDLQPQREANLYAYIYFVIFIVCGSFFTLNLFIGVIIDNFNMLKKKYEGGVLEMFLTESQKHYYTAMKKLGRKKPQKVIKRPINHFLAMFYDLSNSRRFEIAIFVLIFLNMLTMGIEHYDQPHAVFFILEVSNAFFTTVFGLEAIVKIVGLRYHYFTVPWNVFDFLLVLASIFGILMEDIMIDLPISPTLLRVVRVFRIGRILRLIKAAKGIRKLLFALVVSLPALFNIGALLGLITFIYAILGMSLFGNVKLQGALDDMVNFQTFGRSMQLLFRLMTSAGWNDVLESLMIQPPDCDPFIHGHTNGNCGHPLLAITYFTSFIIISYMIVINMYIAIILENFNQAHQEEEIGIVEDDLEMFYIRWSKYDPHATQFIHFSQLSDFIASLDPPLGISKPNNVALVSFNLPISKGNKIHCLDILHALVKHVLGHVEETDNFKQLQEQMDVKFKKQFPTRKELEIVSSTRIWKRQEKAAKTIQTGWKEYLRRKREKERSNSGDSATQTSSPGGWQSKLSALNFFHLQVSRRGTACSSRASSRKSSRASDASDLSELAGPWLNLPLMLVSGADEVVKDIKQQNDELGKRGSIFVEAPRASRRRSFYNFFLRHQDAVDDSLTSPSVHRKTAMNNTTNTTSNSASTSGTASSTATAPATGCGPAATSASDSDRHQAVGGGSAPSRKRASSFIRKKPPLERGLSAQSALRVNKNAFVSEASAPEVIVTRPSPEQQTHPHSLSLRPDNATLVHVLVHRESEEYKEEDESSPSVSGNGNGFGVGLDMLSKQPPPQIRITTGSVESSMDTCAMPTVQIMVDSPKDPPRGDFSSAPIDDVGAPIDVNVQGDTSQVFYDYNPEKATDDQGNGQDETAQFESLPDRQR, via the exons ATGGCCACCATTCTGTTCAACTGCATCTTCCTGGCTATGACGGAGACCGTGGAAGAGGCGGAGTACATCTTTCTGGCCATTTACTCTATCGAAATGGTCATAAAGATTATTGCCAAGGGCTTTCTGCTCAACAAGTACACGTATCTGCGAAACCCGTGGAATTGGCTGGACTTCGTGGTCATTACTAGTGGCTACGCCACCATCGGCATGGAGGTGGGCAACCTGGCGGGGCTGCGCACTTTTCGCGTGCTGCGCGCCCTCAAGACGGTGTCCATCATGCCCGGATTGAAGACGATCATCAACGCGTTGCTGCACTCCTTCCGCCAGCTGGCGGAGGTCATGACGCTGACCATCTTCTGTCTGATGGTCTTCGCGCTCTTTGCCCTCCAGGTCTACATGGGCGAGCTGCGCAATAAGTGCGTGCGCCAGGTTCCCACCGACTGGACGAACGTCTCTCACACGGACTGGCAGAT cTGGGTCAACGACACCGACAACTGGCTATATGACGAGGATGAACTGCCCGTGCTGTGTGGTAACTTAACTGGAGCCCGCCACTGTCCTTTCGAGTACGTGTGCCTCTGCGTAGGCGAGAATCCCAATCACGGCTACACCAACTTTGACAACTTTATGTGGTCCATGCTGACGACATTCCAGCTAATCACGCTCGACTACTGGGAGAATGTATATAACATG GTGCTGGCAACATGTGGTCCTATGAGCGTCTCCTTCTTTACGGTGGTGGTTTTCTTTGGATCGTTTTATCTAATCAATCTGATGTTGGCTGTAGTGGCGTTAAGCTACGAGGAGGAAGCGGAGATAACGAACGAG GAACGTAAGAAGGATCTCTTGGACCACCGGGATGACTCTACTTTTAGCTTTGATCCCTCGGTGCTCAACgtaaaaaaactaaataagaacaacaaaaaaaagatcGACTCACGGAAAGGAGTCCTCTTGGCATCGTACAGCAAGAAAAAAACTAGgcgaaaaaaaaccaaagggGGGAAGGAAGGTGGCACCAACGGCAATGGGAACGGCAGCAACGGGGACGACAACAAATCCCATTCGGCCACCCCCAGTCCAGGACCAAGTCCCCGCCATAGCGCAACTGAACGCCCCTCGGCACTTACTATGCAAGCTCAAAAACAGTACCAGCAGATGGAGCAGCAGCATAAGCTGGCCAAATCAGGTAGTGGCGGTAGCAACAATCCAATGGCCCCCACGCCCAAGGGCCGCATCAGCTTCCAGGACTCCGGTATGGGCGTAAAGAACCCTAATATGCTTTACCCCTCGGATTACAAAGGCCAGCTCATCGCCAACAGCGGTCAGCCGAGCTCCAACTCCAGCGGCGTGAACCGCGAGTCCTCGCAGGACGACTCTGGGGTAGTGGACGATCACGAGGAACAAGATACGACGAACGATATGGGGCACGTGTCCACCGTTGAGCTTGCTCTCTCCCCACGCGAAGTACGCCTTATTAAATGTAATGGAAACATTGCCCGCATCAAGAACCACAATGTGTACGCCCTGCACCAGGAATTCTCTTCGGAGGTGGTGGTGATCG ATGACCTACCCGACCGAAACTGTGATCGTTGCGTTCATTGGTGCACCGACTATGAAAGCTGGCTACAGTTTCAAAACTGTCTATACAAAGTAGTGAGGGATCCCCTTTTCGAGCTGGCCATCACACTTTGCATCGTGTTAAACACAGCCTTTTTGGCCATGGAACACCACGGGATGAGTGAAAGCTTCCGCAACGCCCTGGATGTGGGAAACAAA GTCTTTACGTCAATTTTCACGTTTGAGTGCATTGTCAAGTTAATGGCTCTTTCTaaagatttttttctttgcggATGGAACATTTTCGACCTTCTTATCGTTACTGCGAGCTTGCTGGATATAATATTTGAGTTGGTTGATGGCTTGAGTGTCTTGCGTGGCTTGCGATTG CTAAGGGTATTAAAATTGGCTCAATCGTGGACTACAATGAAAGTGCTGCTTAGCATTATAATCTCGACGATCGGCGCTCTTGGCAACCTCACGCTCATTTTGGTCATAGTTATCTACATATTCGCTGTCATCGGCATGCAATTGTTCTCCAAAGACTATACGCCCGAGAAATTTGATCCAGATCCAGTGCCAAG ATGGAATTTCAATGACTTCTTTCACTCATTTATGATGATCTTTCGCATTCTGTGCGGTGAATGGATCGAGCCTCTTTGGGATTGCATGCGAGCCGAAGAAGAG CAAGGAGCCTCCACCTGCTTTGCCATATTTCTGCCGACCCTAGTGATGGGAAACTTTATGGTGCTTAACTTGTTCTTGGCCTTGTTGCTCAACAGTTTTAACTCCGAGGAGCTCAAGTCGAAAAAAGAG GAAGTGGGCGAGGAGTCCAAGTTGGCAAGGAGTATTGAACGAGTGCGCGACCTGATTCGTAAGAAGAGACAAGAGCGCAAGGATCGCAAGGAGAGAAAGTTTGCGGAAAAGTTCCAGCAGATCGTACTTGACGCCCAGCAGGCGCATGCTCAGACTCTCTCCCATCAGGCTGCAGTTGGTCTGGAGAGAGGTGACAAGCCCGGTGTGCTGGCCGAAACCAAGTTTCATAGATTAAGCTATCAG GAATCTATGAATCGCCCAGTTTCTGGATCCGATTTTGGCTTTCAGATCCCCCTGCACGACGGGCTGCATACGATAGTCGATGGCCTTGAGTATGATGATACGGGAGACTTGCCAGAGCAGATCCAGCTACAGGCGCATCCACTGCCACCCACTTCGGACTCGATGCCACCTACCTATGAAAGTGCTATGATGGCCACCACTGGAGGCTCATTTTCCTCTGTCAATGGAAACGGTACCTGTCAAAACCTAACTCCGTTCGTCCAAGCAGAGCGCCGGCTGCAGCACCAAATCTCTTCGGGAGTGAGTACCCAACAGTACGATTCACGCGAGGAGGCTACCTACACAGAATCAATCGAGCTGCTGGGCCAATACAACTCAACCGATACAGACCCGTACGCTAACGATCAACGGAGCGGCTGCGGTTCCTTCAACCGAGGGGACTCACTGCAGGACAACTCATCACGGCGCTATGGAAGCGAAGAGCACGACGAGGCCTTTCTTAAGTACCAGAAGTCCCTGCTGACGCGATCGCCAAGCTACCGAAAGTCACTGGATCGCTTGTCCCAATCTAGTGGGCAGTCTCAGCGATCATTGCTCAAGTCAGAAGAGGCTGAGATGCGGCGACATTCAAGCGGCCAGTCCCTGAACTCCATGTCTATTGAACAGGATGAACTGCTGTCTCAGCAGGGCAATTTGCGAGAGGAACTGCTCAACTGCGACCAAAAGGAACTATTTCAGTTCTTGCAGGAGGAAGAGGAACTGCAAAAGGGGACCAAACTGCGACGTATCTCAAATGTCATGAGATCCCGCCGACCCTCTAGTCAGATGGGACAGCCTGAGAACGAAACTATGGTGGAGCACTCAGAGTTTGACAACATTATTCAGAGTTTTGAGAAAGAACTAGAAGAGATCAAACGATCCACCACATCGTTAGAGCGCAAACTTTCCAACCTTTCAGAGCCCTCTCCGGCGGCCGATGAAGCCACTAAAGCCATTATGGAGCATATTGCTATCATTACAGGAGCCTCCGAGCGCTCGGCCGCCGATGAGGTAGTGCTCCCCTTAAACCCGTACGACAGTTATGACCTGTCAAGCGTACCACGACGTTCTCAATCCGTCAGCGCAGCCGCTCAGCGTCAGTCCGTAAAACTGAAGCGTCGCAGCTTAGAAAAACAACGCAAGATCGATGAGGACTTTAGCATCTCAAATGAGATACGCAAAATCTGTGATCAAATCCACGCCCCCTTCGTGGCCATGGAAGCCATGGCAGTCGCAGCCACCAGCGCCAGCCAGGCGCAACCTAATCAATCACCCTTTCTCAGGCGGAAGGTCGATCCGTTCACTGTGCAGTTTGATCGCTTCAAGCGTCTTTCCCTTATTGAGCGCGTGGAGGAAGTACCCGAGGAGGAGAAGCCTATCTCGACGCTACGCATTGAGTCGGAGAAGATGCCGCGCAAGTTTCTGCATGGTCCCGACCAGCTGCGTCTGGACAGCCTCTCTCTAAAGAGCACGAACTCGTACGAAAACCTCCTGATCCAGAAGCAAAAGCTGGGCATGGCCACGCCACCCGCCGTTCCTGCTACTCCGCCTACCTCCTTAAAATCGAGCATCGAGCCACCGACACTGGCGCAAATTTCATCGCTAAAAACCACCCCGCCGCTGGCTGCTCTTACCGAGCACCAGCAGCACTTTCATGCCACAAGCATTCAAGCAGCACCCACTCCCGCCCACACTCATGCCCACTCTCAGGCGCATGCTCACTCAATGGCTGGGCAGCGGCGACGCATGGAGCATCCACAATCGACGCTAGACAAAGCCGCATCCTTCCAGTCAGCGCGCACCGAGTCGCACAGCTCGGGAGCGGCAGACGCAAGCTCAGCCCTGGCTCTGGCCATGGCCCAAAAGACTGAGCAGTCGCAGTCGACGGCGCCAGATGCCACCCAGAAGCCGTCTGCATTTACGCGACTGACCGAAAAACCATGGCATTGTTTGGTTTCCTACGTAGACGATCTCACTGTCGGTGGGAGACGTAACTCGCAGGGAGCTTACAATGATCCCATGACTTTTCCGAGCTACGGGGCCACAAAGGCCGCCAAGGTGCCTGACGACTGTTTTCCTCAGAAGTGCTACGACCA TTTCTACTTTCGCTGCCCCTGGTTCATGAGCTGCATGGACACGCAGAGCGCCAAGCACTGGACTCGCGTGAGGACGGCTGTCTTAACGGTTGTCGATACTCCGGCCTTTGAGTGGTTTGTGTTGGTGCTGATCTTTGCGTCAAGTATCACGCTCTGCTTCGAGGACATTAACCTGGACAAGAACAAGACGCTAAAAAGAGTTCTATACTGGATTAACTTCTCCTTCTGTCTGATATTCGTCGTTGAAATGATCCTCAAGTGGCTGGCCCTCGGATTTTCCAAGTACTTTACCAGCTTCTGGACCATACTTGATTTCATCATAGTGTTT GTATCAGTATTCTCGCTGCTTATTGAAGAGAATGAAAACCTTAAGGTCCTAAGATCGCTGCGCACATTACGAGCTTTGCGCCCGCTGAGAGCCATCTCTCG GTGGCAAGGAATGCGGATTGTAGTAAACGCTCTCATGTATGCAATACCATCAATTTTCAATGTTCTTTtggtttgtttggttttttggttGATCTTCTCAATAATGGGTGTTCAGTTCTTTGGTGGTAAATTTTTTAAGTGCGTTAATGAGATGGGCGAGCTACTGCCGATTACT GAGGTTAACGACAAGTGGGACTGCATCGAACAGAACTACACGTGGATTAACTCTAAGATCACTTTCGACCACGTGGGGATGGGCTATTTGGCCCTTCTGCAAGTGGCGACCTTCGAGGGCTGGATGGAGGTAATGGCCGACGCAGTTGATGCTCGTGGAGTGGACCTGCAACCGCAGCGGGAAGCCAACCTATATgcgtatatttattttgttatatttattgtGTGCGGATCGTTCTTCACACTGAATCTATTCATTGGAGTTATTATTGATAACTTTAACATGCTTAAGAAGAAG TATGAAGGAGGAGTGTTGGAAATGTTTCTCACCGAATCTCAAAAACACTATTACACGGCTATGAAAAAATTGGGACGAAAGAAACCACAGAAAGTTATTAAGCGACctataaatcattttttagctatgttttatgatttatcCAATTCGAGAAG GTTCGAGATCGCGATCTTTGTACTgatttttctaaatatgcttaCAATGGGCATCGAGCACTACGATCAGCCTCATGCAGTCTTCTTCATTCTGGAAGTGAGCAACGCCTTTTTCACCACAGTATTTGGTCTAG AAGCCATTGTGAAAATTGTCGGTCTGCGCTACCACTACTTCACAGTGCCATGGAACGTGTTCGACTTCCTTCTGGTGCTGGCCTCTATCTTCGGGATTCTGATGGAAGACATCATGATAGACCTGCCCATTAGTCCGACGTTACTTCGGGTGGTCCGCGTCTTCCGCATTGGGCGTATATTGCGGTTGATCAAGGCCGCCAAGGGGATCAGAAAGTTGCTATTCGCTCTCGTAGTGTCCCTGCCCGCCCTATTTAACATCGGAGCTCTGCTAGGACTGATCACCTTTATCTACGCAATTCTGGGCATGTCGCTGTTCGGAAATGTCAAGCTCCAAGGTGCTCTCGATGACATGGTGAACTTCCAGACCTTCGGGCGCAGCATGCAGTTACTGTTCCGGTTGATGACCTCAGCCGGGTGGAATGACGTACTTGAGTCCCTGATGATACAGCCGCCCGACTGCGACCCATTTATCCATGGGCACACGAACGGAAACTGCGGTCACCCGCTTCTAGCCATTACCTACTTTACGAGCTTTATCATCATCAGCTATATGATTGTGATCAACATGTACATTGCCATTATCCTGGAAAACTTCAATCAGGCGCACCAGGAAGAGGAGATCGGCATCGTCGAGGACGATCtggaaatgttttatattCGCTGGTCAAA ATACGATCCACATGCCACCCAATTTATACACTTCTCGCAACTGTCCGATTTTATTGCCTCTCTCGATCCACCATTGGGCATCTCGAAGCCCAATAATGTCGCTTTAGTGTCATTTAATCTACCCATTTCTAAGGGTAATAAAATACACTGTCTCGACATTTTGCACGCGCTCGTTAAGCACGTGCTAGGTCATGTCGAGGAGACCGATAACTTCAAACAGTTGCAGGAACAAATGGATGTCAAGTTCAAGAAACAGTTTCCAACGCGCAAAGAATTGGAAATTGTTTCGTCGACGCGGATCTGGAAGCGCCAGGAAAAGGCGGCCAAGACCATTCAAACGGGCTGGAAGGAATATTTGCG GCGCAAGCGGGAAAAGGAACGCTCCAATTCTGGGGACAGCGCCACTCAAACCTCCAGCCCTGGTGGATGGCAATCAAAACTTTCTGCCCTAAATTTCTTCCACCTTCAG GTGAGTCGTCGAGGCACTGCCTGCTCCAGTCGAGCCTCGTCTCGAAAATCGTCGCGTGCCTCGGATGCATCCGATCTTAGCGAACTAGCTGGGCCTTGGTTGAACCTGCCTCTGATGCTCGTCTCAGGTGCCGACGAAGTAGTCAAGGATATAAAACAGCAAAACGACGAGCTGGGCAAACG CGGTAGCATTTTTGTGGAAGCGCCTAGAGCAAGTCGTCGCCGAagcttttataatttctttttgcGTCATCAGGATGCTGTCGATGACAGCTTAACCTCACCTTCAGTACATAGAAAAA CCGCAATGAACAACACGACCAACACCACCTCAAACTCCGCCTCCACCTCCGGCACGGCCTcctccaccgccaccgcccCAGCCACTGGGTGTGGCCCAGCAGCCACCTCCGCCTCCGACAGCGACCGACACCAGGCGGTGGGGGGTGGGTCGGCTCCATCACGTAAGCGCGCCTCTAGTTTCATTCGCAAGAAACCGCCCCTAGAAAGAGGTTTGTCAGCACAAAGCGCTTTAAGAGTAAACAAGAACGCTTTTGTCT CTGAGGCGTCAGCCCCCGAGGTGATCGTCACCAGGCCGTCGCCAGAGCAACAGACGCATCCGCACTCGCTGAGCCTGCGTCCGGACAACGCAACTCTGGTCCACGTACTGGTACACCGCGAGAGCGAAGAGTATAAGGAGGAGGATGAGAGCAGCCCGTCCGTGAGCGGCAACGGAAATGGTTTTGGTGTCGGCCTGGACATGCTTAGCAAGCAGCCGCCGCCTCAGATACGCATCACAACGGGCTCGGTAGAGAGCTCAATGGACACGTGCGCGATGCCCACAGTTCAGATCATGGTGGACAGTCCGAAGGACCCGCCACGAGGCGATTTCAGCTCAGCACCGATTGATGATGTGGGTGCGCCAATCGATGTGAATGTCCAGGGCGATACTTCGCAGGTGTTTTACGACTATAATCCTGAGAAAGCCACCGATGACCAAGGGAATGGACAGGACGAGACAGCGCAGTTCGAATCACTTCCAGACAGACAGAGATGA